The following are encoded together in the Carassius auratus strain Wakin unplaced genomic scaffold, ASM336829v1 scaf_tig00005608, whole genome shotgun sequence genome:
- the LOC113070986 gene encoding fibroblast growth factor 17-like produces the protein MYGINQRCLYISFHFFVVWGHAQGEKNHPSPNFKQYVRDQGSVTDHLSRRQVRVYQLYSRTSGRHVQVPGRRVSATAEDGNTFARLYVETDTFGSRVRIKGAESGRYLCMNRRGKLVGKPNGRGRDCIFTEIVLENNYTAFQNAKYEGWYMAFSRKGRPIKASKTKENQREVHFIKRLHKGPLPFPNSDQPKHFDFISFPTTRRAKRNRKAHSAS, from the exons ATGTATGGAATAAATCAGCGCTGCTTGTACAT CTCTTTTCACTTCTTCGTGGTGTGGGGTCACGCGcag GGGGAGAAGAATCACCCTTCTCCTAATTTTAAGCAGTATGTGAGGGACCAGGGCTCGGTGACGGACCATCTGAGCCGGCGGCAGGTTCGAGTCTATCAGCTGTACAGCAGGACCAGCGGCAGACACGTGCAGGTCCCGGGCAGAAGAGTGAGCGCCACCGCCGAGGACGGAAACACTTTTG CCAGACTTTATGTGGAGACGGACACCTTCGGAAGTCGTGTTCGGATCAAAGGAGCAGAAAGTGGCAGATACCTGTGCATGAACCGCAGGGGGAAACTAGTGGGCAAG CCTAATGGCAGAGGAAGGGACTGCATCTTCACAGAGATCGTCCTGGAGAACAACTACACTGCTTTCCAGAACGCTAAATATGAGGGCTGGTACATGGCCTTCAGCAGAAAGGGTCGGCCCATCAAAGCTTCCAAAACCAAAGAGAACCAGCGGGAAGTTCACTTCATCAAGCGCCTCCACAAAGGACCGCTCCCCTTCCCAAACTCGGACCAACCCAAACACTTTGATTTCATCAGCTTTCCAACGACCCGACGGGCGAAACGCAACAGAAAAGCCCACTCTGCTTCCTAA